In a single window of the Dreissena polymorpha isolate Duluth1 chromosome 3, UMN_Dpol_1.0, whole genome shotgun sequence genome:
- the LOC127872831 gene encoding uncharacterized protein LOC127872831 isoform X2 has protein sequence MQGKMSDTNIRYFVAISENKRKQNELRHQESKIDDLKKKMLSKYWKDKFSVFDEMIRLNVKTPSYSEERVNAYVTNDGKMTRSDKSMTLGAMAIDSKLLSNRPVTLQKNLKPGTRIEPIISIEGSDAVCYPNKEAKRGRKVLLNQRVLRRIEQCKALEESIASARCKSARRDVSDVMYRRNGSQVRRPKTAPALKPKSDSDVSNDEQPSSQDAKDVNANVSTRRPSTSVSSYRREGLITSIQRRPSTSLS, from the coding sequence ATGCAGGGGAAAATGTCGGATACAAATATTCGTTATTTTGTTGCGATATCGGAGAACAAACGGAAACAAAATGAATTACGACATCAGGAATCTAAAATCGATGACTTGAAGAAAAAGATGCTTTCTAAATACTGGAAAGATAAATTCAGCGTGTTTGACGAAATGATTCGCTTGAACGTTAAAACACCGTCGTACAGTGAAGAGCGCGTTAATGCATACGTGACGAATGACGGTAAAATGACGCGATCTGACAAATCGATGACGCTTGGTGCAATGGCGATAGACTCGAAACTCCTAAGTAACAGACCGGTGACGCTGCAGAAGAATTTAAAGCCGGGAACAAGGATAGAGCCGATTATCAGTATAGAAGGAAGCGATGCAGTGTGCTACCCTAATAAGGAGGCCAAACGCGGACGTAAGGTTCTACTCAATCAACGTGTTTTACGTCGGATAGAGCAGTGCAAAGCGCTGGAAGAGAGTATAGCATCTGCAAGATGTAAAAGTGCCAGAAGAGACGTAAGTGACGTTATGTACAGGCGAAACGGGTCGCAGGTTAGACGTCCGAAAACGGCACCCGCTTTGAAACCGAAGTCGGATAGTGATGTCTCAAATGATGAACAACCGTCTTCACAGGACGCTAAGGACGTTAACGCTAATGTTTCAACGCGAAGACCTTCAACGTCAGTGAGTTCATATCGACGTGAGGGACTCATTACATCAATTCAACGACGTCCATCTACGTCGTTATCATGA
- the LOC127872831 gene encoding uncharacterized protein LOC127872831 isoform X1, with product MNFLIARIKQIITIRRSSKTVSIVSRTAMQGKMSDTNIRYFVAISENKRKQNELRHQESKIDDLKKKMLSKYWKDKFSVFDEMIRLNVKTPSYSEERVNAYVTNDGKMTRSDKSMTLGAMAIDSKLLSNRPVTLQKNLKPGTRIEPIISIEGSDAVCYPNKEAKRGRKVLLNQRVLRRIEQCKALEESIASARCKSARRDVSDVMYRRNGSQVRRPKTAPALKPKSDSDVSNDEQPSSQDAKDVNANVSTRRPSTSVSSYRREGLITSIQRRPSTSLS from the coding sequence TAAAACAGTCTCGATTGTAAGTAGGACAGCTATGCAGGGGAAAATGTCGGATACAAATATTCGTTATTTTGTTGCGATATCGGAGAACAAACGGAAACAAAATGAATTACGACATCAGGAATCTAAAATCGATGACTTGAAGAAAAAGATGCTTTCTAAATACTGGAAAGATAAATTCAGCGTGTTTGACGAAATGATTCGCTTGAACGTTAAAACACCGTCGTACAGTGAAGAGCGCGTTAATGCATACGTGACGAATGACGGTAAAATGACGCGATCTGACAAATCGATGACGCTTGGTGCAATGGCGATAGACTCGAAACTCCTAAGTAACAGACCGGTGACGCTGCAGAAGAATTTAAAGCCGGGAACAAGGATAGAGCCGATTATCAGTATAGAAGGAAGCGATGCAGTGTGCTACCCTAATAAGGAGGCCAAACGCGGACGTAAGGTTCTACTCAATCAACGTGTTTTACGTCGGATAGAGCAGTGCAAAGCGCTGGAAGAGAGTATAGCATCTGCAAGATGTAAAAGTGCCAGAAGAGACGTAAGTGACGTTATGTACAGGCGAAACGGGTCGCAGGTTAGACGTCCGAAAACGGCACCCGCTTTGAAACCGAAGTCGGATAGTGATGTCTCAAATGATGAACAACCGTCTTCACAGGACGCTAAGGACGTTAACGCTAATGTTTCAACGCGAAGACCTTCAACGTCAGTGAGTTCATATCGACGTGAGGGACTCATTACATCAATTCAACGACGTCCATCTACGTCGTTATCATGA